A genomic segment from Deltaproteobacteria bacterium encodes:
- a CDS encoding glycosyltransferase family 39 protein: MLPSSLARLNRLSPLTLSALLFIFSFVAFSWRIGEGPIYRTMEGREALVMQEIANTGNWILPLRNGETIPSKPPFFHWCGVLIASLTGSVSPWSVRLPNAFFSALTIALTCLLGCRLAGREVGVLAALLLFTTPAVVEMAREGWVDPALSFFVLSALTSFTFMYENEEWHDWKIWAFYLSLAGAVLSKGPIGYILPLVAIVSYLAIQRQLQRLRLLLFLPGILIAISLPLCWYLLAFSQQGWTFVHKQIWQENLVRFTAGSGKRIPSASFFFFPFIVEGLPWSLLFGLGLWRLSQQAPVRERGVFPLVWLFSIVMFFAIAAGKRSIYLLPVYPAMALFAAEWGWSTVPVASQPWPILLRVPLRLVAGIMCGLAAIAAWATASGNITIDTPWIDTFVGDDKWSNVALYIRFFAEQPVYGTIVFAVLCGTLTWTVVLATAGRWQSALWSLLCSLLLSTAGIYPFTRAYSKEFKSFTGFAAAIAEAVPSTQPLRFYTPLPYSSEFDEFSQVYFYLGRHVPLAPCAEQPDLSRCEPGYYLMRFPHWQKVQTSGPAQLLLDSNISAGPDAEARLALIHRLPD, encoded by the coding sequence ATGCTTCCTTCATCGCTTGCTCGGCTCAATCGCCTTTCTCCACTCACACTCTCGGCGCTACTGTTTATTTTCTCCTTCGTAGCGTTTTCCTGGCGTATTGGCGAAGGGCCGATTTACCGTACCATGGAAGGCCGTGAGGCATTGGTGATGCAAGAAATTGCCAACACCGGCAATTGGATTTTACCACTCCGCAATGGCGAGACCATTCCTTCAAAACCACCGTTCTTTCATTGGTGCGGTGTGCTGATTGCGAGTCTCACTGGAAGTGTCTCGCCCTGGAGTGTGCGCCTTCCTAACGCTTTCTTCTCTGCACTCACCATTGCCCTCACGTGCTTGCTCGGCTGTCGTCTCGCAGGTCGGGAAGTCGGCGTGCTGGCGGCATTGCTGTTGTTCACAACTCCCGCGGTCGTGGAGATGGCTCGCGAAGGGTGGGTAGATCCCGCATTGTCGTTTTTTGTGCTCTCTGCGCTCACCAGCTTTACGTTCATGTATGAAAATGAAGAGTGGCACGATTGGAAAATCTGGGCATTCTATCTTTCTCTTGCCGGCGCGGTACTGAGCAAAGGACCGATCGGTTATATTCTGCCGCTCGTCGCCATTGTGTCGTATCTCGCGATTCAACGACAACTCCAACGACTGCGACTCCTCCTCTTTCTTCCTGGTATCCTCATCGCCATTAGCCTGCCATTGTGCTGGTATCTGTTGGCCTTCTCACAGCAAGGCTGGACGTTCGTTCACAAACAGATTTGGCAGGAGAATCTCGTTCGCTTCACTGCCGGTTCTGGCAAACGCATTCCGTCAGCGTCTTTCTTCTTCTTCCCCTTCATTGTCGAAGGTTTGCCATGGAGCTTGTTGTTCGGTCTCGGCCTCTGGCGACTATCTCAGCAGGCACCCGTACGAGAGCGCGGCGTGTTTCCCTTGGTGTGGCTGTTTTCCATTGTCATGTTCTTTGCCATCGCTGCCGGGAAACGCAGCATCTATCTCTTACCCGTGTATCCAGCCATGGCGTTGTTTGCCGCCGAATGGGGATGGTCGACAGTGCCAGTGGCATCTCAGCCGTGGCCGATATTGTTGCGCGTTCCACTCCGCCTCGTGGCCGGAATTATGTGCGGACTCGCAGCTATTGCCGCATGGGCTACTGCGTCGGGAAATATAACGATCGATACGCCGTGGATCGACACATTTGTTGGCGACGACAAATGGAGTAACGTTGCGCTCTACATTCGCTTCTTTGCCGAGCAACCAGTGTACGGGACCATCGTGTTCGCAGTATTGTGCGGCACTCTCACGTGGACAGTTGTTCTTGCCACTGCGGGTCGCTGGCAGAGCGCGCTGTGGAGTCTGCTTTGTTCGCTCCTGCTTTCGACTGCGGGGATCTATCCATTTACCCGTGCGTACTCAAAAGAATTCAAATCCTTTACGGGCTTTGCTGCCGCAATTGCAGAAGCAGTTCCTTCCACTCAGCCTTTACGTTTCTACACTCCCCTCCCCTACTCCTCCGAGTTCGATGAATTCTCGCAAGTGTATTTTTATCTCGGCCGCCATGTGCCGTTAGCTCCATGCGCCGAGCAACCAGACCTGAGTCGCTGTGAACCAGGATATTATCTCATGCGCTTTCCTCACTGGCAGAAAGTCCAAACTTCTGGCCCTGCGCAGTTGCTCCTTGATAGCAACATTTCTGCTGGTCCAGACGCTGAGGCACGTTTGGCACTGATCCACCGTCTTCCCGACTAG
- a CDS encoding ChbG/HpnK family deacetylase, translated as MTSQRYLIVNGDDFGLSSQVNAGIIHTHQHGILTNTSLMVSGPAWQDAVARAKETPSLSVGLHLTLVQGRATLPPHFTSALTDFAGNFLDNPTHAGLRYFFLPRVREQVRDECRAQIEKFLSTGLPLAHIDGHLNIHMHPTVLDILLPLLREYNIPAMRMTDEPVALSLSLDSRSGVRKRWESLIFTRLAARARKKLLMARVIFPSTLFGLHQSGEITESYLLRLIPQLTPGVTELYCHPAFLPCPEVQRWTPTYRREVELDALTRRSVRNALEARSVQLISYRDLPGMLLTSARQT; from the coding sequence ATGACTTCGCAGCGCTATTTGATCGTTAACGGCGATGACTTTGGCCTCTCTTCGCAAGTCAATGCGGGGATCATTCACACACACCAGCACGGCATTCTCACCAACACCAGCTTGATGGTCTCTGGCCCAGCGTGGCAAGATGCTGTTGCTCGTGCCAAAGAGACACCCAGTTTGAGTGTGGGGCTACATTTGACCCTGGTCCAAGGGCGCGCAACTCTGCCACCCCATTTCACCTCAGCACTCACCGATTTTGCCGGGAATTTTCTCGATAATCCTACTCACGCCGGGTTACGCTATTTTTTTCTCCCGCGAGTCCGTGAGCAGGTACGCGATGAATGTCGGGCACAGATTGAGAAGTTCCTCTCGACTGGGCTTCCGTTGGCTCATATTGATGGACATCTCAATATCCACATGCATCCCACGGTATTGGACATTTTGCTGCCATTGTTGCGGGAGTACAACATTCCAGCCATGCGCATGACAGATGAACCTGTGGCGTTGAGCCTCTCACTTGATTCCCGTTCTGGCGTACGCAAACGCTGGGAGTCGTTGATTTTCACTCGTCTCGCAGCGCGAGCAAGAAAAAAATTACTGATGGCGAGAGTTATTTTTCCCTCGACCTTGTTTGGCTTGCATCAAAGTGGAGAAATCACCGAGAGTTATTTGCTTCGCCTCATTCCCCAGCTGACGCCGGGAGTAACTGAACTCTATTGCCATCCAGCGTTTCTGCCCTGTCCCGAGGTTCAACGATGGACGCCCACCTATCGCCGTGAGGTTGAGCTTGACGCACTGACCAGACGATCAGTCCGGAATGCCCTCGAAGCGCGCAGCGTACAACTCATCAGTTATCGCGACTTACCAGGGATGCTGCTGACTTCAGCACGTCAGACGTGA
- a CDS encoding isoprenylcysteine carboxylmethyltransferase family protein translates to MVSKESEQGIVTTSNNAQSEAYAGVRHPPHPPDASPVVIWLRRYRRYLPIPLVLLTLLWLQPTVPFGSPLLDTVSDIFGVAICALGQWLRMWAWGSNASVGKWGVRDRGPYQLMRHPLYAGNFLIVAGLVIVFHNPWAYPLLLLPFAYLYHSITTMEEQRLRRRFSNDYQEYRKDAVPRFLPALGNLQAAFATTRPFGWGLAWRKEYESCCGWFAGVMLLQVYEGVVARGWTANWQYSIRWFIALGIIGLLALVLRIRKQTTPRSSTH, encoded by the coding sequence ATGGTATCGAAAGAAAGCGAACAGGGGATCGTTACCACCAGTAACAATGCTCAGAGTGAAGCTTATGCTGGGGTGCGCCATCCGCCACATCCGCCCGATGCATCACCAGTTGTCATTTGGCTGCGTCGCTACCGACGGTATCTGCCAATTCCGCTCGTGCTGTTAACTCTTCTGTGGTTGCAGCCGACGGTTCCCTTTGGAAGCCCTCTTCTAGACACAGTGAGTGATATCTTCGGTGTTGCCATCTGTGCTCTTGGACAATGGCTACGGATGTGGGCGTGGGGAAGTAACGCCTCGGTCGGAAAATGGGGAGTACGAGATCGCGGTCCGTATCAGCTCATGCGTCATCCACTCTATGCGGGAAACTTTCTCATCGTCGCAGGCCTTGTCATTGTCTTCCATAATCCTTGGGCATATCCACTGCTCCTGTTGCCGTTTGCGTATCTGTACCACAGCATCACCACCATGGAAGAACAACGCTTGCGCCGCCGATTCAGCAACGACTACCAGGAGTATCGAAAAGATGCGGTCCCGCGCTTTCTTCCCGCTCTGGGCAATCTGCAAGCGGCTTTTGCTACGACACGCCCTTTTGGTTGGGGACTTGCCTGGCGCAAAGAGTATGAATCGTGTTGCGGCTGGTTCGCTGGCGTTATGTTGTTACAGGTGTATGAGGGAGTGGTCGCACGTGGTTGGACAGCTAACTGGCAGTACTCAATACGCTGGTTCATCGCACTGGGAATCATCGGGCTTCTTGCACTCGTCTTACGTATTCGTAAACAGACAACACCACGATCATCCACTCACTAG
- a CDS encoding PilZ domain-containing protein yields MVTVPPSFSSASFAHDEADDELVRTREERVEVSLPARLIRPVAGMNDEVIPVILTNVSASGLQIVTDQRFSLHLPPFLGARFTIEFFFDSIEIRHVNVEIVRSEKRQGYRVLLGCKFTTLPTQARLALRAAVAARRASAGHV; encoded by the coding sequence ATGGTGACAGTACCGCCGTCTTTTTCTTCAGCGAGTTTTGCGCACGACGAGGCAGATGATGAACTCGTCAGAACGCGCGAAGAGCGAGTTGAGGTTTCTCTCCCTGCGCGGCTTATTCGCCCTGTGGCTGGAATGAATGATGAAGTGATTCCTGTCATCCTGACGAACGTGAGTGCATCAGGATTACAAATTGTGACAGATCAACGCTTTTCCTTGCACCTGCCCCCGTTCCTGGGTGCGCGCTTCACTATTGAATTCTTCTTCGACTCCATAGAAATTCGCCATGTGAATGTAGAAATTGTCAGAAGTGAGAAACGGCAAGGATACCGGGTACTCCTGGGCTGTAAATTTACTACCCTTCCCACTCAGGCACGTTTGGCCTTACGGGCGGCCGTTGCTGCTCGCCGCGCCTCCGCTGGTCACGTCTGA
- a CDS encoding glycosyltransferase, translated as MSTVGFFLLVLLLLIACAYSLFTIYAAWRFFRSGPPEATSLPPASLFKPLKGASEDLYDNLASFCRLDYPSYQLLCGVRDPRDPAVAVVERLQRDFPSHDIVLIVKPDTIGSNPKVDTLHRLAAAATYDIFVISDGDVSVAPSYLSAIIPPLTDARVGLVTCPYRGGAATPFPALFESLIINTAFSPQVIVARLVEQATYAFGATMAVKRQCVDAIGGFPAIADYLADDYYLGHLVSKAGYDIQIVPHVVETHPGVASIRELLHHQLRWARTQRNCRPSGYFGTVVTFGTVWGILSLVLFGASAWMSLLVYLTFVLRLLSVCVVSGIVLRSFLTLKALWLVPFADLFSFFIWGASLWGNTVQWGEDTFRVQRNGKMVRVGERHGSN; from the coding sequence ATGAGCACCGTTGGTTTCTTTCTTCTTGTCCTTCTACTCCTGATCGCTTGTGCTTATTCCCTCTTTACAATCTACGCTGCCTGGCGATTTTTCCGCTCCGGTCCACCAGAGGCCACTTCTCTCCCGCCAGCTTCTCTCTTTAAACCACTGAAGGGCGCATCAGAGGATCTCTACGATAATCTCGCGAGTTTCTGTCGGCTCGATTATCCGTCCTATCAGCTTCTGTGTGGGGTACGGGACCCACGCGACCCCGCCGTCGCAGTAGTTGAGCGCTTACAACGCGACTTCCCCTCGCACGACATCGTGCTGATTGTAAAGCCAGACACGATCGGCAGTAACCCCAAGGTCGACACACTGCATCGCTTGGCCGCGGCAGCGACATACGACATTTTTGTCATCAGTGATGGGGATGTGTCGGTGGCACCGAGCTACCTCAGTGCCATCATTCCACCATTGACTGATGCACGAGTTGGACTCGTGACCTGTCCGTATCGAGGCGGAGCGGCAACCCCATTCCCGGCGTTATTCGAGTCGCTTATCATCAATACGGCTTTCTCACCACAAGTGATCGTGGCACGCCTGGTTGAGCAAGCGACCTACGCGTTTGGTGCGACGATGGCTGTCAAACGACAGTGTGTTGACGCAATTGGTGGGTTCCCAGCTATAGCTGATTATCTTGCTGATGATTATTACCTTGGCCATCTCGTTAGCAAAGCTGGCTATGACATACAGATTGTTCCGCACGTGGTCGAAACGCACCCTGGGGTTGCCTCGATCCGAGAGCTATTGCACCACCAACTCCGCTGGGCTCGGACACAGCGCAACTGTCGTCCTAGTGGGTACTTCGGAACAGTGGTCACGTTTGGTACGGTTTGGGGCATCCTGAGCTTGGTGTTGTTTGGTGCGTCTGCGTGGATGTCGTTGCTGGTGTACCTGACTTTCGTTCTCCGTTTGCTCTCTGTCTGTGTCGTGAGTGGAATTGTCTTGCGCTCTTTTCTTACCCTGAAGGCGTTGTGGCTTGTTCCGTTTGCTGATCTCTTTTCTTTTTTCATCTGGGGAGCGAGTTTGTGGGGAAATACCGTGCAGTGGGGAGAGGATACTTTCCGGGTGCAACGGAACGGAAAAATGGTACGTGTTGGCGAGAGACATGGGAGCAATTAA
- a CDS encoding phosphocholine cytidylyltransferase family protein, with protein sequence MKAIILAAGVGKRFKEVTDHRPKCLIDIQGKTLLERTLTTLGAAGVSQAIVVIGYRGEMIKQQIGASCGGVCVTYVNNPQYEKGAILSLLSAGEEFNDDILIMDADVLFPVAMIDRLIRSPHANCFLLDGSAENTGEEQMLLTRGGRVVNIVRGGSGDFDVVGESVGFLKVSRSDALLLRSILDDLVAKGRDTIEHEEAYPIFLSQRFVGFERVDDLPWTEIDFPEDLQRAEQEVLPRIMALDGTIRGVHRSS encoded by the coding sequence ATGAAAGCGATTATTCTTGCCGCGGGTGTTGGCAAACGCTTTAAGGAGGTTACAGATCATCGTCCAAAGTGTTTGATCGACATTCAAGGCAAAACACTGCTCGAACGGACCCTCACGACACTCGGTGCAGCAGGCGTTTCACAGGCCATTGTCGTGATTGGTTATCGTGGCGAGATGATCAAGCAGCAGATTGGTGCGAGTTGCGGTGGAGTCTGTGTTACCTACGTCAACAATCCACAGTACGAGAAAGGGGCGATTCTCTCGTTGTTAAGTGCCGGTGAAGAGTTCAACGATGATATTCTCATCATGGATGCTGATGTGCTCTTTCCGGTTGCCATGATTGACCGGTTGATTCGCTCGCCACACGCGAATTGTTTCCTACTTGATGGCAGCGCTGAAAACACCGGCGAAGAACAGATGCTGCTGACGCGCGGCGGTCGCGTGGTAAATATCGTCCGTGGCGGATCGGGAGATTTCGACGTTGTTGGTGAGTCAGTCGGTTTTCTGAAAGTCTCTCGTAGTGATGCCTTACTCTTGCGATCAATTCTTGACGATCTCGTAGCCAAGGGTCGTGACACCATTGAACACGAAGAAGCGTATCCCATTTTTCTCTCCCAACGTTTCGTCGGTTTCGAGCGGGTTGATGACTTGCCGTGGACAGAAATCGATTTTCCTGAAGATCTACAGCGAGCAGAGCAAGAAGTGTTGCCACGCATTATGGCGTTGGACGGCACGATCAGGGGTGTACATCGGTCCAGCTGA
- a CDS encoding nucleotidyltransferase yields MNGGFEQLLQILHSAGSKFVLIGGLAAIAHGAATVTGDVDICYARDPDNLERLSQALAPFHPRLRGAPPDLPFCLDTPTLRAGLNFTLTTDVGDLDLLGEVLGLGGYESVQVVSEEVELYGLSCLVLTLEGLIRAKRAAGRPKDLRALYELEALFALKPKDDQ; encoded by the coding sequence GTGAACGGCGGATTCGAGCAACTCCTGCAAATCCTTCACAGCGCCGGGAGTAAGTTCGTTCTTATCGGCGGACTGGCCGCAATCGCGCATGGAGCGGCAACCGTAACCGGCGATGTCGATATTTGCTACGCACGAGACCCTGACAATCTTGAACGCTTATCGCAAGCACTTGCGCCTTTTCATCCTCGCTTACGGGGGGCACCACCTGACCTTCCGTTTTGTCTTGATACCCCTACTCTTCGTGCTGGTCTCAATTTCACTCTGACAACGGACGTCGGAGATCTTGATCTTCTTGGAGAGGTTTTAGGATTGGGAGGATACGAGTCTGTCCAAGTCGTGTCAGAGGAGGTGGAATTGTATGGACTCTCTTGTCTCGTGCTGACCTTAGAAGGATTGATTCGTGCGAAGCGAGCGGCCGGTAGACCCAAGGATCTCAGAGCACTTTACGAATTGGAAGCGCTTTTCGCCTTGAAACCTAAAGACGACCAGTAA
- a CDS encoding transcription termination factor Rho, whose amino-acid sequence MQHPRRGAGGRRRQQYSRQQQRPSQKTQAASDLLREFQTHVALAPTRRIPLASSGAPLTLRVIDLLCPIGFGQRALILAPPKTGKTTFLKDICNGVSTSAPHAKLYCLLVDERPEEVTDFRRSVKAEVFASSNDRSLEEHLETASACLERVVADALAGHDVVVVIDSLTRLSRAHNLNTRTGRTMSGGIDAQALEMPKRFFGTARQIENGGSLTIVATALIDTGSVMDDVIAQEFKGTGNLEIVLDRRLADRRIFPALDIPKSGTRREDQLLNPAELKASHVMRRRIADLTPVEGTKLILSLFEKAVSNEALVRELATE is encoded by the coding sequence ATGCAACATCCTCGACGCGGTGCAGGTGGGAGGCGGCGACAGCAATATTCAAGACAGCAACAACGACCCTCGCAAAAGACCCAGGCCGCATCCGATCTCCTGCGCGAGTTTCAAACACACGTTGCGCTTGCTCCGACAAGGCGCATTCCACTCGCGAGTTCTGGTGCACCACTGACGCTTCGTGTGATTGACCTCCTCTGCCCCATCGGCTTTGGTCAGCGTGCACTTATTCTCGCCCCGCCGAAAACCGGCAAGACCACGTTCCTCAAAGATATTTGTAATGGTGTCTCTACCAGCGCACCGCACGCGAAACTGTATTGCCTGCTGGTTGATGAACGACCAGAAGAAGTCACCGATTTTCGCCGCTCGGTCAAAGCCGAAGTGTTCGCTTCTTCTAATGATCGCTCGCTCGAAGAACATCTAGAAACAGCCAGCGCTTGCCTCGAACGTGTCGTGGCTGATGCCCTCGCCGGACACGACGTCGTAGTGGTCATCGATTCGCTGACGCGGCTATCTCGCGCACACAATTTGAATACCCGGACTGGCCGGACCATGAGTGGTGGTATTGATGCGCAGGCATTAGAGATGCCGAAGCGTTTCTTTGGCACAGCGCGACAAATAGAAAACGGCGGCTCACTGACGATTGTGGCAACGGCGTTGATCGATACCGGCAGCGTGATGGATGATGTAATTGCACAAGAGTTCAAGGGCACGGGCAATTTGGAGATCGTGCTTGATCGTCGTCTGGCTGACCGCCGCATCTTTCCCGCGCTCGACATCCCTAAATCTGGCACCCGCCGCGAAGACCAATTACTCAACCCTGCAGAACTCAAAGCCTCACATGTAATGCGCCGCCGTATCGCTGACCTCACTCCTGTCGAAGGAACAAAACTGATTCTCTCACTCTTTGAGAAAGCCGTGTCGAATGAAGCGTTAGTGCGAGAATTGGCGACTGAGTAG